A region from the Achromobacter seleniivolatilans genome encodes:
- a CDS encoding FecR domain-containing protein, translating to MSEGVASGRAAADGAVAEAIVEQAVGWYVRLASGVHTAADEAACARWRQAHPDHDRAWQRLQSLNATVSRGAARIDSLAARSTLARASSLSHRRRALKALVWAGAGGLGWYGVQEQAMLRTQFGTLTADLSTSSGELRDVTLADGTRLQLNTATAVNVQYSGGERRIVLLQGEVMVTTAPDRAGRPFVVGTREGTLQPIGTRYAVWRGPSAGGDYDVTSVAVHEGQVQVRNADAAAGAMMVLRAGEQTRFSRLRIEPVVALDENRQSWAGGSLTAAGMRLADFVENLARYRPGRLRCAPEVGNLIITGAWPLNGPDPTDRILESLERRLPLRVHRYTRYWVTIAAR from the coding sequence ATGTCTGAAGGCGTCGCGTCTGGCCGTGCGGCAGCCGATGGCGCGGTGGCCGAAGCGATCGTCGAACAGGCCGTTGGCTGGTACGTGCGGCTGGCCTCTGGTGTACATACCGCTGCAGACGAGGCGGCCTGTGCGCGCTGGCGGCAGGCGCATCCTGATCACGACCGCGCCTGGCAGCGGCTGCAATCCTTGAATGCAACGGTCAGCCGCGGCGCCGCCCGCATCGACTCCTTGGCGGCCCGAAGCACGCTGGCCCGGGCCAGCAGCCTGTCGCATCGTCGCCGCGCATTGAAGGCGCTGGTCTGGGCGGGCGCGGGCGGCCTTGGCTGGTACGGCGTGCAAGAGCAGGCCATGTTGCGCACGCAATTCGGCACGCTCACCGCTGACTTGAGTACGTCGTCAGGCGAGTTGCGCGACGTGACGCTGGCCGACGGTACGCGTTTGCAGCTGAACACCGCTACTGCGGTGAACGTCCAGTACTCGGGTGGCGAGCGGCGCATCGTGCTGCTGCAAGGCGAGGTCATGGTGACGACCGCGCCTGACAGGGCGGGGCGGCCGTTCGTGGTGGGTACACGCGAGGGAACCTTGCAGCCCATCGGCACCCGCTATGCAGTCTGGCGCGGCCCGTCCGCGGGCGGCGACTATGACGTGACCAGCGTGGCGGTCCACGAAGGTCAGGTTCAGGTGCGCAATGCGGATGCGGCGGCGGGCGCCATGATGGTCTTGCGTGCAGGCGAGCAGACGCGCTTTAGCCGTTTGCGTATCGAACCCGTGGTGGCGTTGGATGAAAACCGTCAATCCTGGGCGGGCGGCAGCCTGACCGCCGCCGGCATGCGCCTGGCGGATTTTGTCGAGAACCTGGCGCGTTACCGGCCAGGGCGGCTGCGCTGCGCGCCCGAAGTCGGCAATCTGATCATTACGGGCGCGTGGCCGTTGAATGGTCCGGACCCCACGGACCGCATTCTGGAATCCCTGGAGCGGCGTTTGCCGCTGCGCGTGCATCGGTACACGCGCTATTGGGTCACGATCGCCGCGCGTTGA